A genome region from Brooklawnia propionicigenes includes the following:
- a CDS encoding phospho-sugar mutase, whose product MLSQGVAMQAAASAREWIEHDPDAGDRAELRSLVDRAESGDRRAADELDDRMSGMLRFGTAGLRGAIGAGPNRMNTAVVIRATAGLCEVLRRTVGDDIHVVIGHDARHRSWEFARTVAGVVVAAGGRAFLLPHATPTPVLAFAINDLDTDAGVMITASHNPARDNGYKVYLGGRMVTGPGRGAQLVSPLDEQIMAAIEASGPADGIPVTAGGWQMLDESVEDSYLSAALALNTRLATLSKASEQVDGLRVVLTAMHGVGAELASRVLGAIGVADLQLVAAQREPDPDFPTVAFPNPEEPGALDLAITLARQISADLVVALDPDADRCSLAVPDGSVDGGWRQLTGDQVGALLGEYLGACYAGDKHRVLARSIVSSSLLDAIAAEHRLGSAQTLTGFKWIARTPGLVYGYEEALGYCVNPQAVRDKDGITAALVGCRLAASLKQAGRSMLDLLDDLAVRHGLHATAPLTFRVDEAEQITAALRRLAAAPPSSLGGSRVREFVNLMDGYLGLPPTPGYRLETERGDRVVVRPSGTEPKLKCYLEVVEEVAGREQLANAKAAAAARLTQIKQELTACLGL is encoded by the coding sequence ATGCTCAGCCAAGGGGTGGCCATGCAAGCAGCAGCCAGCGCACGCGAGTGGATCGAGCATGATCCGGACGCCGGCGACCGGGCCGAACTGCGGAGCCTCGTCGATCGCGCCGAATCGGGTGATCGGCGGGCTGCCGATGAACTGGACGATCGGATGTCCGGAATGCTGAGGTTCGGCACCGCGGGTCTGCGGGGAGCGATCGGCGCCGGTCCGAACCGGATGAACACCGCCGTGGTGATCCGTGCCACCGCCGGGCTCTGCGAGGTCTTGCGGCGCACCGTCGGCGATGACATACACGTCGTGATCGGGCACGACGCCCGGCATCGCTCCTGGGAGTTCGCGCGCACCGTTGCCGGTGTGGTGGTGGCCGCAGGCGGACGCGCATTCCTGCTTCCACACGCGACTCCCACCCCGGTGCTCGCCTTCGCCATCAATGACCTGGACACCGATGCGGGGGTGATGATCACCGCCTCCCACAACCCTGCCCGCGACAACGGCTACAAGGTCTACCTTGGTGGACGCATGGTCACCGGCCCGGGACGCGGCGCTCAGCTGGTCAGCCCGCTCGATGAACAGATCATGGCCGCGATCGAGGCCTCCGGCCCGGCCGACGGCATCCCGGTGACCGCTGGGGGTTGGCAGATGCTCGACGAATCCGTCGAGGACTCGTACCTGAGCGCGGCGCTGGCGCTCAACACCCGGCTCGCCACGCTCAGCAAGGCCTCCGAACAGGTGGACGGGCTACGGGTGGTGCTGACCGCGATGCACGGAGTGGGAGCCGAGCTGGCGAGTCGCGTGCTGGGCGCGATCGGTGTCGCCGATCTGCAGCTGGTGGCGGCTCAGCGCGAGCCTGACCCGGACTTCCCGACCGTGGCCTTCCCGAATCCCGAAGAACCCGGGGCGCTCGATCTGGCCATTACCTTGGCGCGCCAGATCTCGGCCGATCTGGTCGTCGCTCTCGACCCGGACGCCGACCGCTGCTCGCTCGCGGTGCCCGACGGTTCGGTGGACGGTGGCTGGCGGCAGTTGACCGGCGACCAGGTGGGCGCGCTACTGGGCGAATATCTCGGTGCGTGTTATGCCGGTGACAAGCATCGGGTGCTGGCCAGGTCGATCGTCTCGTCGTCCCTGCTGGATGCGATCGCTGCGGAACACCGGCTGGGCTCGGCGCAGACGCTGACCGGGTTCAAGTGGATCGCCCGGACACCTGGCCTGGTCTACGGCTATGAGGAGGCGCTCGGCTACTGCGTCAATCCCCAGGCCGTGCGCGACAAGGACGGCATCACCGCCGCACTGGTCGGCTGCCGGCTGGCCGCATCGCTCAAGCAGGCAGGCCGCAGCATGCTCGACCTGCTGGACGATCTGGCCGTGCGTCACGGCCTGCACGCGACCGCCCCGCTGACCTTCCGGGTGGACGAAGCTGAGCAGATCACCGCGGCGCTGCGGAGGCTGGCCGCGGCCCCGCCGTCATCGCTGGGCGGTTCGCGGGTGCGCGAGTTCGTGAACCTGATGGACGGTTATCTCGGTTTGCCGCCAACGCCCGGCTACCGCCTGGAGACCGAGCGTGGCGACCGGGTGGTGGTGCGTCCATCGGGCACCGAGCCCAAGCTGAAGTGCTATCTCGAGGTGGTCGAAGAGGTCGCCGGACGCGAGCAACTCGCCAACGCCAAGGCAGCGGCAGCCGCGCGGCTGACGCAGATCAAGCAGGAGTTGACCGCCTGTCTCGGGCTCTGA
- a CDS encoding sensor histidine kinase codes for MFTVPRSVAAHVLAVLSGVAVLVVALSVAMAYVQARRQVEATAAEKVISIATTIAATDDVREGLMADDPAAALAGFAEHERALTGADFVVIMSPSGLRYTHPDPAQVGEMFVGTIAGAQAGGTVVEEYVGTLGPSTRAVVPVLAHGQVIGLVSVGVLREKVTAQLRALMPQIVVAGLAAGVLSGAAALVVAYRVRRQTIGLNAADLQRLHDHHEAVLHAVREGLIIVGADGRVEVINDEARRLLGFSDDVAGRRLADLGLPDDLARMLCATGDHVDTPQVRGGRVLLVSSREVVRQGRRAATLTTLRDRTELEAVTGQLGAARSLADALHAQAHESANRMHTVTTLIELGRTEQALQFATEELRATQRQRDAVLAAIEEPSVAALLLGKIAQAAERGVRLDLDDDAYLPAGALGARAGVTILGNLVDNAIDAAAPSAEKLVVIDAEVGAGQVRLTVSDTGPGLDAEGLAHAFEPGWSTKATDGPIGRGIGLALVRQTVEQLGGRIQVSPGAGAVFEVQLPLSTNPDEQPEELDE; via the coding sequence GTGTTCACAGTTCCTCGCAGTGTTGCCGCGCATGTGCTCGCCGTTCTCAGCGGCGTCGCTGTGCTGGTCGTCGCACTCTCGGTCGCGATGGCCTATGTCCAGGCACGCCGCCAGGTCGAGGCGACCGCAGCCGAGAAGGTCATCAGCATCGCGACCACGATCGCCGCAACCGATGACGTCCGGGAAGGCCTGATGGCCGATGATCCGGCGGCCGCGCTGGCAGGGTTCGCCGAGCATGAGCGGGCACTGACCGGCGCGGACTTCGTGGTGATCATGTCGCCTTCCGGGCTGCGCTACACCCATCCCGACCCTGCTCAGGTGGGGGAGATGTTCGTGGGCACGATCGCCGGCGCTCAGGCGGGCGGCACCGTTGTCGAGGAGTATGTCGGAACACTGGGACCCTCCACTAGGGCGGTGGTTCCGGTGCTGGCCCATGGGCAGGTCATCGGCCTGGTTTCGGTCGGTGTGTTGCGGGAAAAGGTGACCGCTCAGCTGCGTGCCCTGATGCCGCAGATCGTGGTGGCGGGGCTGGCTGCGGGCGTCTTGTCGGGTGCGGCTGCGCTGGTGGTGGCCTACCGGGTGCGCCGCCAGACCATCGGGCTGAACGCCGCCGATCTGCAACGCCTGCACGACCACCACGAAGCGGTGTTGCACGCGGTTCGTGAGGGGCTGATCATCGTCGGTGCAGACGGCCGCGTCGAGGTGATCAATGACGAGGCACGGCGGCTGCTGGGTTTCAGCGACGACGTCGCCGGACGCAGACTGGCCGATCTGGGGCTGCCCGATGATCTGGCGCGGATGCTGTGCGCGACCGGCGATCACGTCGATACTCCGCAGGTGCGCGGTGGGCGGGTGCTGCTGGTCTCCTCGCGCGAGGTTGTGCGGCAGGGCCGTCGCGCGGCCACGCTCACCACGCTGCGTGACCGCACCGAGCTGGAGGCGGTGACCGGTCAGCTCGGTGCCGCCCGCAGCCTGGCGGATGCCCTGCACGCCCAGGCTCATGAGTCGGCCAATCGCATGCACACGGTGACCACGCTCATTGAGCTGGGACGCACCGAGCAGGCGCTGCAGTTCGCCACCGAGGAGCTACGGGCGACCCAGCGGCAGCGTGACGCAGTGCTGGCAGCTATCGAGGAGCCCTCGGTAGCCGCGCTGCTGCTCGGCAAGATCGCGCAGGCTGCCGAGCGCGGGGTTCGTCTGGACCTCGACGACGATGCCTACCTACCGGCCGGGGCACTGGGTGCGCGGGCCGGCGTGACGATCCTGGGCAACCTCGTCGACAATGCGATCGACGCCGCCGCGCCGTCCGCCGAGAAGCTGGTGGTGATCGACGCGGAGGTAGGTGCCGGGCAGGTGCGATTGACTGTCAGCGATACCGGGCCTGGACTGGACGCGGAGGGGCTGGCGCACGCGTTCGAGCCCGGCTGGTCGACGAAGGCTACCGATGGACCGATCGGGCGGGGGATCGGGCTGGCGCTGGTGCGGCAGACCGTGGAGCAGCTGGGCGGCCGGATCCAGGTGAGCCCGGGGGCCGGCGCGGTCTTCGAGGTGCAGCTGCCGTTGAGCACAAACCCGGACGAGCAGCCGGAGGAACTCGATGAGTGA
- a CDS encoding purine-nucleoside phosphorylase, whose translation MATPHIAAEPGDFASAVLMPGDPKRAERIATLLMPDARLVTDVRGMLGFTGTVDGRPLSVLGSGMGQPSITIYATELFSLFGVQRIIRVGTCGAISPRVRIGDVIIANGAHTTSNINQLRLPGLNFSSVADFGLTRAAVDAVSSLSRQDAPQVHVGMVVSDDHFYLANPDPRWWAKLARYGVLGVEMEAAALFATANEFGKQALAVLTASDQLVDPIDPSSRMSPEQRETRFAGALRLAVAAAFS comes from the coding sequence ATGGCCACTCCGCACATCGCAGCCGAGCCCGGCGATTTCGCCTCAGCCGTGCTGATGCCCGGCGACCCCAAGCGCGCCGAGCGGATCGCGACGCTGCTGATGCCCGACGCCCGCCTGGTCACCGATGTCCGCGGCATGCTCGGCTTCACCGGCACCGTCGACGGCCGCCCGCTGAGCGTGCTGGGCTCGGGCATGGGACAGCCCTCGATCACGATCTACGCCACTGAACTGTTCTCACTATTCGGCGTACAACGGATCATCCGGGTCGGTACCTGCGGCGCCATCTCGCCGCGCGTGCGCATCGGCGATGTGATCATCGCGAACGGCGCCCACACCACCTCGAACATCAACCAACTGCGGCTGCCCGGGCTCAACTTCTCGTCGGTGGCCGACTTCGGCCTGACCCGCGCCGCCGTCGATGCGGTCTCGTCGCTGAGCAGGCAGGACGCGCCGCAGGTGCACGTCGGCATGGTGGTCTCCGACGATCACTTCTATCTGGCCAATCCCGATCCGCGATGGTGGGCCAAGCTCGCCCGCTACGGGGTGCTCGGGGTCGAGATGGAGGCTGCTGCGCTGTTCGCGACCGCCAATGAGTTCGGGAAACAGGCGCTCGCGGTGCTGACCGCCTCCGATCAGCTGGTCGATCCGATCGATCCGTCATCGCGGATGTCGCCCGAGCAGCGCGAAACCCGCTTCGCCGGCGCCCTGAGGCTGGCCGTCGCCGCAGCCTTCAGCTGA
- a CDS encoding quinone oxidoreductase family protein: MKAVIATAAGGPEVLEYTDVPEPVAGPGQVLVKVDAAGVNFIDTYRRSGIYKMNFPHVVGSEGSGHIVALGQDVTDVAVGDTVAWASAPGSYAEYVVVDDQELLPVPEGMDMRVAGALPLQGMTAHYLCRSTYPVSEGTVALVHAAAGGVGGLLTQLITSHGGRVIATAGTPEKADLARSYGAKEAIVYTEVGDLATELPRRVRVLAGGGVDVVFDGVGKATFDASLASLRPRGMMVLFGGSSGQVPPFDLQRLNSGGSLFITRPTLAHYTLTRQETLWRADEMFGAAASGRLKVRIGETFSLADAAQAHRALESRQTTGKVLLVP, encoded by the coding sequence ATGAAGGCAGTCATCGCTACCGCCGCCGGCGGACCCGAAGTCCTCGAATACACCGATGTTCCCGAGCCGGTCGCCGGCCCGGGGCAGGTCCTGGTCAAGGTGGACGCCGCAGGCGTGAACTTCATCGATACCTACCGACGATCGGGCATCTACAAGATGAACTTCCCGCATGTCGTCGGCTCCGAGGGTTCCGGTCACATCGTGGCGCTGGGCCAAGATGTGACCGATGTCGCGGTCGGAGACACGGTCGCCTGGGCGTCCGCACCGGGCTCGTATGCCGAATACGTCGTGGTGGACGACCAGGAGTTGCTGCCGGTGCCGGAGGGCATGGACATGCGGGTGGCCGGCGCCCTGCCGCTGCAGGGCATGACCGCGCACTACCTGTGCCGCTCGACCTATCCGGTGAGCGAAGGCACCGTCGCGCTGGTCCATGCGGCGGCCGGCGGGGTCGGCGGCCTGCTGACCCAGCTGATCACCTCCCACGGTGGACGCGTGATCGCCACCGCCGGGACCCCGGAGAAAGCCGATCTGGCCAGGTCTTATGGCGCCAAGGAGGCGATCGTCTACACCGAGGTCGGTGATCTGGCCACCGAGTTGCCGCGCCGGGTGCGGGTATTGGCCGGTGGCGGCGTGGATGTCGTCTTCGACGGAGTCGGCAAGGCGACCTTCGATGCGTCCCTGGCGAGCCTGCGGCCGCGCGGCATGATGGTGCTGTTCGGCGGCTCGTCGGGTCAGGTGCCGCCGTTCGATCTGCAACGGCTGAACAGCGGCGGATCGCTGTTCATCACCCGCCCCACTCTGGCCCATTACACGCTGACCAGGCAGGAGACGCTTTGGCGGGCCGACGAGATGTTCGGTGCGGCAGCCTCCGGGCGGCTGAAGGTACGCATCGGCGAGACCTTCTCGCTGGCTGACGCCGCCCAGGCGCACCGGGCGCTGGAGTCACGCCAGACCACTGGCAAGGTGCTGCTCGTTCCGTAA
- a CDS encoding adenosine deaminase has translation MADEEFFRNLPKVTLHDHLDGGLRPQTMIEIADDIGYRLPAGSADDLADWFFETANSGSLAQYLTTFDHTTACMQRAGDLRRVAREWVDDQVADGVVAGEARWAPEQHLRAGLGLDEAVEAVAEGLREGMDAAAAAGKPFIARQLLCAMRHADRSLEIAELALRHRDTDLVAGFDIAGGEQGNPPTNHLAAFHLLRDNDFFYTIHAGEEGPLESLHEAVQVCGAMRLGHGVNIVQDITRDPQTGRYLLGRHARFVRDQQIPLEVCPSSNLQTGVASSIKEHPIGTLIWLGFNVTLNCDNRLVGSTTLSREYALVSEAFGLSTMQLAQIALAGASALFIDHAERTRLVQQMTLPWFQASVNERGGGVQPDLWDR, from the coding sequence ATGGCCGACGAAGAATTCTTCCGCAACCTGCCCAAGGTCACATTGCACGATCATCTGGACGGTGGACTGCGTCCGCAAACGATGATCGAGATCGCCGACGACATCGGCTATCGGCTGCCCGCCGGGTCGGCCGATGACCTGGCGGACTGGTTCTTCGAGACCGCGAATTCGGGCTCGCTGGCCCAATACCTGACCACTTTCGATCACACCACCGCCTGCATGCAGCGGGCCGGTGACCTACGCCGGGTCGCCCGCGAGTGGGTGGACGATCAGGTCGCCGACGGGGTTGTCGCCGGTGAGGCGCGCTGGGCGCCCGAGCAGCATCTGCGCGCCGGGCTTGGCTTGGACGAGGCAGTCGAGGCCGTCGCCGAGGGCCTGCGCGAGGGCATGGATGCGGCCGCAGCGGCCGGCAAACCGTTCATCGCCAGGCAGCTGCTGTGCGCCATGCGGCACGCTGACCGCAGCCTGGAAATCGCTGAGTTGGCGCTGCGCCACCGCGATACGGATCTGGTAGCCGGATTCGATATCGCCGGCGGCGAGCAGGGGAACCCGCCCACCAACCATCTGGCGGCCTTCCACCTGCTGCGCGACAACGACTTCTTCTACACCATCCACGCCGGCGAGGAAGGCCCGCTCGAGTCGCTGCACGAGGCCGTGCAGGTGTGCGGCGCGATGCGGCTGGGGCATGGCGTCAACATCGTCCAGGACATCACCCGTGATCCGCAGACCGGCCGCTATCTGCTGGGACGCCACGCTCGGTTCGTCCGCGATCAACAGATTCCGCTCGAGGTCTGCCCCAGCTCGAACCTGCAGACCGGGGTGGCGTCGTCCATCAAGGAGCATCCAATCGGCACCCTGATCTGGCTCGGCTTCAACGTGACCCTCAACTGCGACAACCGGCTGGTCGGATCGACCACGCTCAGCCGTGAATATGCGCTGGTGAGTGAGGCCTTCGGGTTGTCCACGATGCAGCTGGCCCAGATCGCGCTGGCCGGGGCGTCGGCGCTGTTCATCGACCACGCCGAGCGCACCCGGCTGGTCCAGCAGATGACGCTGCCCTGGTTCCAGGCCTCGGTCAACGAGCGCGGTGGTGGCGTCCAACCCGACCTCTGGGACCGCTGA
- a CDS encoding response regulator — protein MSDLRVLIVDDEPLAAEGHAAYVRRVPGFDVAGITGTVQETLRVLRSHDVDLILLDLNLPDGNGLDIVRCIRAAGGSTDILTITAAREARLVRSAVGLGVVGYLLKPFTFADLRERLEAYQHYRARLDSSGLTTQRGVDAVFRDLRRPAVGAGLPPKGLAGEMLEQVIAVLREASPAGMSASDVARSLGTSRVTARRYLQYLADEGRVARSQRATGSGRPEVVFTWQE, from the coding sequence ATGAGTGACCTGCGCGTCCTGATCGTCGACGATGAGCCGCTGGCTGCCGAGGGGCACGCCGCCTACGTGCGTCGTGTGCCCGGCTTCGATGTCGCGGGCATCACCGGTACGGTGCAAGAAACCTTGCGTGTACTGCGCAGCCACGACGTCGACCTGATCCTGCTGGACCTCAATCTTCCGGACGGCAACGGGCTCGACATCGTCCGATGCATCCGGGCGGCGGGCGGATCGACCGACATCCTGACCATCACCGCGGCGCGGGAAGCGCGACTGGTGCGCAGCGCCGTCGGGCTCGGAGTCGTCGGATATCTGCTGAAGCCGTTCACATTCGCCGACCTGCGTGAGCGACTGGAGGCGTATCAGCATTACCGAGCCCGACTCGACTCGTCCGGGCTCACCACGCAGCGGGGCGTGGACGCGGTGTTTCGCGATCTGCGCCGACCGGCCGTTGGCGCCGGGTTGCCGCCGAAAGGACTTGCCGGCGAGATGCTCGAGCAGGTGATCGCCGTGCTGCGGGAGGCATCTCCTGCCGGGATGAGCGCCTCCGACGTGGCCCGCTCGTTGGGAACCTCACGGGTCACCGCCAGGCGCTATCTGCAGTACCTCGCCGATGAGGGACGTGTCGCACGCAGCCAGCGGGCCACGGGATCGGGCCGTCCCGAGGTGGTCTTCACCTGGCAGGAGTGA
- a CDS encoding GntP family permease, translating into MVALHTVIAIAAVIFLIIKLKFDPIVALVLGALYLGLASGIGLMETVSAITTGFGDIMADIGLLIGFGVLIGAMLNKVGAFEMMVQALVRAVPAKRLPYALAAVLATIAPSIYVDVQVVLAAPVARSSAKYLGKGGRPWLAGALGIGIFAGYVFVVPGLAAISIVGLLDLTMGTYLLFGIVIGPLTAMITIWLYHRMLIMGWWNEEKDEEDRDDNLTDVEPAAALAEGKRPSLLLAMSPILVPLLMIAFGAFAGLAGLDVPIINFIGDATVALFTGLLIAYGMARHYVKAEETADAFTAGLRTSGEILLVTGVGGSLGAVIKATGLADLLGDLFSAEQGMSVVLIILLAWFVAALMHLAIGSVSVAAITAAGILAPIVGSLPVAPVIVGLAIASGSLFALQVNSNFFWLYKSLLGLSTQGTLKTMTTVTAMGSLVSLPIVMAASLIPIG; encoded by the coding sequence ATGGTTGCTCTGCATACAGTGATCGCGATTGCGGCGGTCATCTTCCTCATCATCAAACTGAAGTTCGATCCCATCGTCGCCCTGGTGCTCGGCGCGCTGTATCTCGGCCTGGCCAGCGGCATCGGTCTCATGGAGACGGTCTCGGCCATCACCACCGGTTTCGGCGACATCATGGCCGATATCGGTCTGCTGATCGGATTCGGGGTGCTCATCGGAGCCATGCTGAACAAGGTCGGCGCCTTCGAGATGATGGTGCAGGCGCTGGTGCGCGCTGTGCCCGCGAAGAGGCTGCCGTATGCGCTGGCTGCCGTGCTGGCGACCATCGCGCCGTCGATCTACGTGGACGTGCAGGTCGTGCTCGCCGCCCCGGTGGCGCGCTCGTCCGCGAAGTACCTGGGCAAGGGTGGACGTCCCTGGCTCGCCGGTGCGCTCGGCATCGGCATCTTCGCGGGCTATGTCTTCGTGGTGCCGGGTCTGGCGGCCATCTCGATCGTCGGCCTGCTCGACCTGACCATGGGAACCTATCTGCTGTTCGGCATCGTCATCGGCCCGCTCACCGCCATGATCACCATCTGGCTCTACCACCGCATGCTGATCATGGGCTGGTGGAACGAGGAAAAGGACGAGGAGGATCGCGACGACAACCTGACCGATGTCGAGCCTGCCGCGGCGCTCGCCGAGGGTAAGCGTCCGAGCCTGCTGCTGGCGATGAGCCCAATCCTGGTGCCACTGCTGATGATCGCGTTCGGGGCCTTCGCCGGGCTGGCGGGACTGGACGTGCCGATCATCAACTTCATCGGCGATGCCACGGTCGCGCTGTTCACCGGGCTGCTGATCGCCTATGGCATGGCCCGCCACTATGTGAAGGCCGAGGAGACCGCCGATGCGTTCACCGCCGGCCTGCGCACCAGCGGTGAGATTTTGCTGGTCACCGGTGTTGGCGGTTCACTGGGCGCTGTGATCAAGGCCACCGGGCTGGCCGATCTGTTGGGCGATCTGTTCTCGGCCGAGCAGGGCATGTCTGTCGTGTTGATCATCCTGCTGGCCTGGTTCGTGGCCGCGCTGATGCACCTGGCCATCGGCTCGGTTTCGGTTGCGGCGATCACCGCCGCCGGCATTCTGGCTCCGATCGTCGGCAGCTTGCCGGTCGCGCCGGTCATTGTCGGACTGGCGATCGCGTCCGGATCGCTGTTTGCACTCCAGGTCAACAGCAACTTCTTCTGGCTGTACAAGTCGCTGCTCGGCCTGTCGACGCAGGGCACCTTGAAGACCATGACCACCGTGACGGCCATGGGTTCGCTGGTCTCGTTGCCGATTGTCATGGCAGCGTCCCTGATCCCCATCGGCTGA
- a CDS encoding ABC transporter ATP-binding protein yields MLEVRHVTKAFFPRTVNEKIALRDISLTLKSGDFATIIGSNGAGKSTLLNVVAGRYRPDLGSVWIDGEDVTRLPDYRVARQVGRVFQDPMAGTSPHLTIEENLAIAWARTRGRALKLGVTNARREQFREELKTLELGLENRLTARVGLLSGGQRQALSLVMAAFTQPRILLLDEHTAALDPQRAALITRLTDQMVERHKLTAMMVTHNMEQALQLGNRLIMMHEGEIILELRDEAKQKATVADLMSEFDKLKGVQLSDRTLLA; encoded by the coding sequence ATGCTTGAGGTTCGCCATGTCACGAAGGCTTTCTTCCCGCGCACCGTCAACGAGAAGATCGCGCTGCGCGACATCTCACTGACCCTGAAGTCCGGGGATTTCGCGACCATCATCGGATCGAACGGCGCCGGCAAATCGACGCTGCTGAATGTGGTGGCGGGGCGCTACCGCCCCGATCTGGGCAGCGTCTGGATCGATGGTGAAGATGTCACCCGGCTGCCCGACTATCGGGTGGCCCGCCAAGTGGGCCGGGTCTTCCAGGACCCGATGGCCGGCACCAGCCCGCACCTGACGATCGAGGAGAATCTGGCGATCGCCTGGGCCCGCACTCGTGGACGCGCGCTCAAACTGGGTGTCACCAACGCCCGCCGTGAACAGTTCCGCGAAGAACTGAAGACCCTCGAGCTGGGTCTGGAGAACCGGCTGACCGCGCGCGTCGGATTGCTCTCGGGAGGCCAGCGGCAGGCGCTGTCGCTGGTCATGGCGGCGTTCACCCAGCCACGCATCCTGCTGTTGGACGAACACACCGCGGCCCTCGACCCCCAGCGGGCGGCCTTGATCACCCGGCTGACCGATCAGATGGTGGAGCGCCACAAGCTGACCGCGATGATGGTCACTCACAACATGGAGCAGGCGCTGCAGCTGGGCAACCGCCTGATCATGATGCACGAGGGCGAGATCATTCTCGAGTTGCGCGACGAGGCCAAGCAGAAGGCCACCGTGGCCGACCTGATGTCGGAGTTCGACAAGCTCAAGGGTGTCCAGTTGAGCGATCGCACGCTGCTGGCCTGA